The Naumovozyma dairenensis CBS 421 chromosome 3, complete genome genome has a window encoding:
- the MVP1 gene encoding Mvp1p (similar to Saccharomyces cerevisiae MVP1 (YMR004W); ancestral locus Anc_6.38): MNTYDEEEPDPWRSGPTTNAWSTTNPTITSNNTDRPDDSTSTRIASDLTKVSLIDRARSDLFNSSADVLEESIWNETLATQSNDSTTISAEATTTNQTFIPENILNQDTNKHIGNSMEDTNNVEEALNDWCDKIRKTYKPLDYDIIAIEEIPEREGLLFKHANYSVKHLVDLPHVDSPKDKSVIRRYSDFVWLQEILLRRYPFRMVPELPPKRIGSQNADPVFLLKRKNGLRRFINLVMKHPVFKNDDLVLTFLTAPTDLSSWRKQATYDTSDEFTDRKISVEFRKMWQKDISQQWNKATSSIDQSIEIWSRICILVERHSKKLNQIAHEDSIFNSLIKDFTNFAPKLYPIQQSDTILDINNHFSIISTHLEKKNEITLQTIKDFSDQLIPKFKIYTDVLLSLRGLFERYRIMATNTIPQLQRHVQLNLEKLESMKGKPEVSGTEYDKIKASIKRDRKSIGEQLNRTWLIRECILQEFTIFQETQFMITRAFQEWMKLNSTYNGLILNEWEKLGNQTIDMPSSRK; encoded by the coding sequence ATGAATACTTATGACGAGGAAGAGCCTGATCCATGGAGATCAGGGCCAACAACTAACGCATGGTCAACAACGAACCCTACTATTACGTCAAACAATACAGACAGACCTGATGATTCTACTAGTACAAGGATAGCTAGCGATCTGACAAAGGTATCGTTAATAGATAGAGCTAGGTCAGActtattcaattcatctGCCGACGTCTTAGAAGAAAGCATTTGGAATGAAACCCTTGCAACTCAATCGAATGACAGCACTACTATTAGTGCGGAAGCTACCACTACCAACCAAACATTTATACCtgagaatatattaaaccaAGATACTAATAAGCATATAGGCAATTCTATGGAAGATACGAATAATGTTGAAGAAGCCTTGAATGATTGGTGTGATAAGATTCGGAAAACTTACAAACCTTTAGATTATGATATAATTgctattgaagaaatccCTGAACGAGAAGGTTTATTATTCAAGCATGCAAATTACTCTGTCAAACATTTGGTTGATCTTCCTCACGTAGACTCTCCTAAGGATAAAAGTGTGATAAGAAGATATTCGGATTTCGTTTGGTTACAAGAAATACTACTGAGAAGATATCCGTTTAGGATGGTACCTGAATTACCACCAAAGAGAATTGGATCTCAAAATGCAGATCCAGTCTTCTTActgaaaaggaagaatGGATTgagaagatttattaatcTAGTTATGAAACATCCTGTTTTTAAAAACGATGATTTAGTGCTGACATTTTTAACAGCTCCAACTGATCTTTCCAGCTGGAGAAAACAAGCAACTTATGATACATCAGATGAATTTACAGATCGGAAAATTAGTGTTGAATTTAGAAAGATGTGGCAAAAGGATATTTCACAACAGTGGAATAAAGcaacttcttcaattgatcAATCTATTGAAATTTGGTCAAGAATATGTATTCTTGTTGAAAGacattcaaaaaaattaaatcaaattGCACATGAGGACTCcatttttaattcattaattaaagatttCACCAATTTCGCTCCGAAATTATATCCAATCCAACAAAGTGATACTATCCTAGACATTAATAACCATTTCAGTATTATTTCAACACATctagaaaagaagaacgaAATAACTCTTCAAACAATTAAAGACTTTTCAGACCAATTGATTcctaaatttaaaatatatacagACGTTTTATTATCTCTAAGAGGactttttgaaagatatcGTATTATGGCAACTAACACGATTCCTCAGCTACAAAGACATGTTCAATTAAATCTTGAGAAATTAGAATCTATGAAAGGTAAACCTGAAGTTAGTGGCACAGAATATGATAAGATCAAAGCATCTATTAAGAGAGATAGAAAAAGTATAGGGGAACAATTGAATAGAACATGGTTAATAAGAGAATGTATTTTACAAGAATTTACTATTTTCCAAGAAACTCAATTCATGATAACGAGAGCATTTCAAGAATGGATGAAGTTGAATTCTACTTATAATGGATTGATCCTAAATGAATGGGAGAAGTTGGGTAATCAAACAATCGATATGCCAAGTTCTCggaaataa
- the MDM12 gene encoding ERMES complex subunit MDM12 (similar to Saccharomyces cerevisiae MDM12 (YOL009C); ancestral locus Anc_6.37), with product MSFDINWDNIGNDSALNLIIKNQLSSYLQSISLPSYVRNLQITDFSLGKIAPKITLKEINDPLQDFYDALNEDLDSSCDDDWVAPSPSDVQFLIEVEYTGDLLISLSADLVLNYPSKEFITLPLKFGITDLGIHSLCLVAYMSKQIFISFLCDVSDPILDNDTHNTESILDPNGSLMAPKRPFERISIIRSLKIDTEIGEQLQGEGSILKNVGKLEQFLLEKFKDLLRQELAWPSWINLDMTGEEDVVDAHTEQND from the coding sequence ATGTCATTCGATATTAATTGGGACAATATAGGTAATGATAGTGCTCttaatcttattattaaaaatcaattaaGTTCATATTTGCAAAGTATTTCTTTACCAAGTTATGTTAGAAATTTACAAATAACAGATTTCTCCTTGGGGAAGATTGCACCAAAGATAACTTTAAAAGAGATTAATGATCCCTTACAAGATTTTTATGATGCTTTGAATGAAGATTTGGACTCATCATGTGATGATGATTGGGTAGCTCCATCCCCTAGTGATGttcaatttcttattgAAGTTGAATATACAGGTGATTTATTAATCTCACTTTCTGCAGACTTAGTATTGAATTATCCAAGTAAAGAGTTTATTACTTTACCATTAAAATTTGGTATTACAGATTTAGGTATACATTCCCTATGTCTTGTTGCATATATGTCTaaacaaatatttattagttTTTTGTGTGATGTTAGTGATCCGATCTTGGATAATGATACCCATAATACAGAGTCGATTTTAGATCCCAATGGATCACTAATGGCACCTAAGAGACCATTTGAAAGGATATCGATAATACGTAGTTTAAAGATAGACACTGAAATTGGAGAACAACTTCAAGGTGAAGGATCCATATTGAAGAATGTTGGGAAATTGGAACAATTTCTGttggaaaaatttaaagatcTCCTGAGACAAGAATTGGCATGGCCAAGCTGGATCAACCTGGACATGACAGGAGAGGAGGATGTTGTAGATGCTCATACTGAACAGAATGACTGA
- the PLB3 gene encoding lysophospholipase (similar to Saccharomyces cerevisiae PLB1 (YMR008C) and PLB3 (YOL011W); ancestral locus Anc_6.42), with product MEIILKRSSIRVIFLFLSLLLNIQSTLAWNPSNSYAPAYVQCPAFLIPSNGSSSSSSSSSSSSSSSSSSSSSSSFLSSIPSLLREASSISQNESIWLQKRLQHIKSPLKNFLNNSFTNIPSQNNTISTSTSTSTATKDDNQYIISSLISTLLGNDSNIPKIGIAISGGGYRSMLTGAGILAAMDNRTNHSLSSSSHKKQSLAGLLQSTIYLSGASGGNWLVGTLAYNNWTSIQDILNSWSNQDNNNKKDDDKSNDKDIWDLSDSIISPGGKNIFKSAMRWNHISDDLQDKQKAGFDTSLADVWGRALSYKFFPNLYRGGAAYTWSSLRDSPVFQNGEMPFPISVADGRYPGSKVINLNATVFEFNPYEMGSWDPSLNSFTDVKYLGTDVSNGIPRDYDKCVQGYDNTAFIMGTSSTLFNQFLLRINSTKINLPKFITKLATHFLKDLSQDFNDVATYHPNPFKNSKFIDKSKNFSTSIVQSDSLYLVDGGEDDENIPLLPLIQHERNLDIIFAIDNSVDMKLGWPDGSSLVHTFERQFVKQGDGTAFPYVPDSNTFVNLGLNEKPTFFGCDAKNLTNLEYIPPLIVYLPNSKYSFESNQSAFKMSYSELQRRQMISNGYEIATRNNFTDDPMFATCLACAVVKRKQESLNLTLPDHCQSCFNNYCWDGSLDITPLPEEKQDLHHSFINVGLNRTDADPYVQLNHNDDYLDDQDDDDDEEDEQDIDLTKPSATGRTRNYQRKSNSKNIDPKNHHPIINLKIIMVLLCIITILIGFI from the coding sequence atggAGATAATACTGAAGAGATCATCTATAAGAGTCATATTCCTTTTTCTATCCTtacttttaaatattcaatcaACTTTAGCCTGGAATCCTTCTAATAGTTATGCTCCTGCATACGTCCAATGTCCAGCATTCTTAATACCTTCAAAtggttcttcttcttcttcttcttcttcatcttcatcttcatcttcatcttcatcttcatcttcatcttcatcttttttatcatcaattCCTTCTCTATTAAGAGAAGCTTCATCCATTTCGCAAAATGAATCAATATGGCTACAAAAAAGATTACAACATATTAAATCcccattgaaaaatttcttaaataattcttttacAAATATTCCATcacaaaataatacaatatcCACTTCCACTTCCACTTCCACTGCTACCAAAGATGATAACcaatatataatatcttctttaatttcaacTTTATTAGGTAACGATTCAAATATACCGAAAATTGGAATAGCTATATCAGGCGGTGGTTATAGATCAATGTTAACAGGTGCTGGAATCCTAGCAGCAATGGATAATAGAACAAATCATTccttatcatcatcatcacataaaaaacaatcttTAGCGGGACTTTTACAATCgacaatatatttatcagGTGCATCAGGTGGTAATTGGCTTGTAGGTACTTTAGCTTATAATAATTGGACTTCAATACAAGATATCTTAAATAGTTGGTCAaatcaagataataataataaaaaagatgACGATAAATCCaatgataaagatatatGGGATCTTTCAGATTCTATCATCTCCCCAGGTGGTAaaaacattttcaaatccGCAATGAGATGGAATCATATCTCTGATGATCTTCAAGATAAACAAAAAGCAGGATTCGATACTTCATTAGCTGACGTTTGGGGTAGAGCTTTATCATATAAATTCTTCCCCAATTTATATAGAGGCGGCGCTGCATATACTTGGTCATCTCTAAGAGATTCTCCAGTGTTCCAAAATGGTGAAATGCCATTCCCAATCTCCGTAGCAGATGGTAGATACCCTGGTTCAAAAGTAATTAATTTAAACGCAACAGTCTTCGAATTTAATCCATACGAAATGGGGTCATGGGATCcttctttaaattctttcACGGACGTCAAATATTTAGGTACGGATGTATCAAACGGTATCCCAAGAGATTATGATAAATGTGTTCAAGGTTATGATAATACAGCATTCATTATGGGTACATCTTCAACATTATTTAATCAATTCCTTTTAAGAATTAATTctacaaaaattaatttaccaaaatttattactaAATTGGCAACTCATTTTTTAAAGGATCTTTCACAAGACTTTAATGATGTAGCTACATATCATCCAAACCcatttaaaaattcaaaattcattgataaaTCCAAAAATTTCTCAACAAGTATAGTTCAATCAGATTCATTATATCTTGTGGATGGtggtgaagatgatgaaaatattccattattaccattaatTCAACATGAAAGAAATTTAGATATAATTTTCGCCATAGATAATTCCGTTGATATGAAATTAGGTTGGCCTGATGGTTCATCTTTAGTTCATACTTTTGAAAGACAATTCGTTAAACAAGGTGATGGAACAGCTTTCCCATATGTCCCTGATTCAAACACTTTCGTTAACTTGggattaaatgaaaaaccAACATTTTTCGGTTGTGATGCCAAGAATTTAACtaatttggaatatatCCCACCATTGATAGTATATTtaccaaattcaaaatattcttttgaaaGTAATCAAAGTGCTTTCAAAATGTCATATTCGGAATTACAAAGACGTCAAATGATATCCAACGGATATGAAATTGcaacaagaaataatttcacTGATGATCCAATGTTTGCCACTTGTTTAGCTTGTGCTGTAgtgaaaaggaaacaagaatctttgaatttaacTTTACCTGATCATTGTCAATCATGTTTCAATAATTATTGTTGGGATGGATCACTTGATATTACTCCATTACCTGAAGAAAAACAAGATCTTCATCattctttcattaatgTGGGGCTTAATAGAACAGACGCTGATCCATATgttcaattgaatcataatgatgattattTGGATGatcaagatgatgatgatgatgaggagGACGAGCAAGATATTGATCTAACTAAACCGTCAGCTACAGGcagaacaagaaattatcaacggaaatcaaattcaaaaaatattgatccaaaaaatcatcaccccataataaatttaaaaattattatgGTATTATTATGCATAATTACAATATTAATTGGGTTCATATAA
- the COQ10 gene encoding ubiquinone-binding protein COQ10 (similar to Saccharomyces cerevisiae COQ10 (YOL008W); ancestral locus Anc_6.36): MIVTVPRSNKLLRFSLASTKRYHFTTTRTYRRTLFGFPHEFKEQKYTLHKTIHAKPRELYDIACEVSQYSKFIPYCVESFVDERNSSNNNRPTVAGLRIGFREYDEKFVCNVNCQEVINKENKDNRSFIVEADSLSQHLFDSFHSEWLIQPHPRRGSDFTRVELALRFKFKSRLYNAVSSIFARSVTKVVMDAFERRVHDLKRLEMSRTISTMKTVEADKEL, from the coding sequence atGATAGTGACAGTTCCAAGAAGCAACAAACTCTTAAGATTCTCATTAGCGTCAACAAAACGTTATCATTTCACTACTACAAGGACTTACAGACGAACCCTTTTTGGGTTTCCAcatgaatttaaagaacaaaaatatacCCTTCACAAGACGATCCATGCGAAACCTAGAGAACTATATGATATAGCCTGTGAAGTATCTCAATATTCGAAATTTATACCGTATTGCGTTGAATCATTCGTTGATGAGCGTAActcatcaaataataatagacCAACTGTTGCTGGATTAAGGATCGGGTTTAGGGAGTATGATGAGAAATTTGTTTGTAATGTTAATTGTCAAGAGGTGATAAATAAGGAAAACAAAGATAATCGGTCTTTCATTGTTGAGGCAGACTCCTTGTCTCAGCACTTGTTTGATTCATTTCATTCGGAATGGCTAATTCAACCTCATCCAAGAAGAGGAAGCGACTTCACTCGAGTTGAATTAGCGTTGagatttaaattcaaatcaagGTTGTATAACGCTGTATCATCAATCTTTGCTAGAAGTGTTACTAAAGTGGTAATGGATGcatttgaaagaagagTTCATGATTTAAAGCGTTTAGAAATGTCGAGAACTATCTCGACAATGAAAACTGTTGAAGCTGACAAAGAATTATAA
- the CSI2 gene encoding Csi2p (similar to Saccharomyces cerevisiae CSI2 (YOL007C); ancestral locus Anc_6.33), with product MRFHKNLFRFSAMLLLSDTFVNAESDVSTLTATSKITLRRRELPKLVTTTKTSTSSSSSSTHKATSTNVSSTSNSKSTVTTKTSSVTSQKSMPKIVSSSSSSIDTSQTASVTTAPKISSTPVTIPATDGNYNIYRSNQLDGTVFIAFGSCLAFILVLLLSLWAFLAFNAWNGARKEYQRKAIEEKYQYDPFYFNNSNNSNKSSSLSASSSSNNSNYSDNESDISEKFLKPKNSRMTLYSMNSASALNLLNGKSSNTEFNSSEKTNNDLNSTFRNSMFISPTEILQQETQFNNNSINGSSIFDSTNSTPKIQTFPTQIIANNNGSNFASLNTTDFEGLGLKLNPGSEGTPDSNDKKKNFRPPSVHLDQLLDSED from the coding sequence ATGCGATTCcataaaaatttatttagaTTTTCTGCTATGCTTTTATTAAGTGATACCTTTGTCAACGCAGAATCCGATGTCTCTACACTAACGGCTACAAGCAAGATAACGCTTCGAAGAAGAGAGCTACCGAAGTTGGTAACTACTACCAAAACTTCAACATCTAGTTCTTCTAGTAGCACACATAAAGCAACATCGACTAATGTGTCTTCAACTTCTAATTCCAAGTCTACAGTAACAACAAAAACCAGTTCAGTTACTTCCCAAAAAAGTATGCCAAAGATAGTCAGCAGTAGTAGCAGTAGCATAGATACATCACAAACTGCATCTGTTACTACTGCTCCAAAAATCAGTTCCACTCCAGTAACGATTCCCGCCACGGATGGTAACTATAACATATATCGCAGCAATCAGTTGGATGGAACAGTTTTCATCGCCTTTGGTAGTTGTCTAGCTTTCATTTTGGTATTACTTCTTTCATTATGGGCATTCCTAGCCTTTAATGCTTGGAATGGTGCACGTAAAGAATACCAGCGTAAAGCAATTGAAgagaaatatcaatatGATCCGTTCTATTTCAATAATAgcaataatagtaataagagttcttctttatcaGCATCCTCTTCCTCcaataatagtaattaTTCAGATAATGAAAGTGATATTTCAGAAAAGTTTTTGAAACCGAAAAATTCTAGAATGACATTATACAGCATGAACTCTGCATCTGCATTAAACCTCTTAAATGGGAAATCTTCCAATACAGAATTCAATAGCAGtgaaaaaacaaataatgacTTAAATAGTACGTTTAGAAACTCCATGTTTATCTCACCTACTGAAATATTACAACAGGAGACTCAATTTAATAACAACAGTATCAATGGAAGCAGCATATTCGATTCAACCAACAGTACGCCGAAGATTCAAACTTTCCCAACTCAGATAATTGCGAATAATAATGGCTCTAATTTTGCATCTTTAAATACTACAGATTTTGAAGGTCTTGGCTTGAAACTAAATCCTGGCTCCGAAGGAACTCCAGACTCTAACgacaaaaagaagaacttCAGACCACCCAGCGTTCATCTTGACCAATTATTAGATAGCGAGGATTAG
- the TOP1 gene encoding DNA topoisomerase 1 (similar to Saccharomyces cerevisiae TOP1 (YOL006C); ancestral locus Anc_6.32), which translates to MTISPNRAHKSKNLESYTSDEEEDDMPLSQASIKKRRRVKINDILDDDEGDGDEDEDEDATLSSIAVKNKKQKISKIKVEEFDGSSSSQEKKVKKSKKKSKKVSKKMISDPKNETKQESDDDDKPLKKEVSTELENDEEEEYKWWEKQNEDDSIKWTTLKHNGVLLPPPYEPLPSHVKLYYEGKPVDLPLEAEEVAGFFGAMLETDHAKNPTFQKNFFTDFLHVLEQNGGTKNGIEIKEFTKCDFKKIFDYYDLQREATRQKSSLEKKQIRLEREKAEEKYKFCELDGRKEQVGNFKVEPPGLFRGRGAHPKTGKLKRRVQPEDIVLNLSEDAPIPEAPAGHQWGEVRHDNTVQWLAMWKENIFNSLKYVRLAANSSLKGQNDLKKFEKARQLKDHIDTIRKDYRKRLKNKFMLERQKATAIYLIDVFALRAGGEKSEEEADTVGCCSLRYEHVTLKPPNTVIFDFLGKDSIRYYQQVEVDKQVFKDLTIFKRPPKQPGHQLFDRLDPSILNKHLQSYMPGLTAKVFRTYNASKTMQDQLDLIPNEGTVAEKLLRYNAANRTVAILCNHQRTVTKGHAQSVEKANMKIKELEWQKIRLKRGLLQLDSSELKKNKAYFKELDDLSKEDEASIHAHIIERERDRLHKKFARENDKKKFMKEKELPESELKEWLDKVEEKKKQYAKELKTNVVELRSSLNTVEKIKAQIEKLEQRILTATIQLKDKEENSEVSLGTSKLNYIDPRLNVAFCKKYNVPIEKIFTKTLRDKFKWAIESADENWRF; encoded by the coding sequence aTGACGATATCTCCCAATCGGGCCCACAAAAGTAAGAACTTAGAATCTTATACATCcgatgaagaggaagacGATATGCCTTTATCTCAAGCatcaataaagaaaagaagaagagttaaaatcaatgatatACTAGATGATGACGAGGGCGATGGtgatgaggatgaagatgaagatgcaACTTTATCTTCAATCGCTGTAAAGaataagaaacaaaagatatCCAAGATAAAAGTAGAAGAGTTTGAtggatcatcatcaagtcaagaaaagaaagtgaaaaaatcaaagaagaaatcgaAAAAAGTTAGTAAAAAGATGATATCGGACCCCAAGAACGAAACAAAACAAGAAAgtgacgatgatgataaaccattgaaaaaagaagtaAGTACGGAACTGGAGaacgatgaagaagaagaatacaAATGGTGGGAAAAGCAAAATGAGGATGATTCCATTAAATGGACTACATTAAAACATAACGGGGTATTACTCCCACCACCATATGAACCATTACCGTCTCATGTCAAATTATATTACGAAGGGAAACCTGTGGATTTACCATTAGAAGCAGAAGAAGTGGCTGGATTCTTTGGTGCCATGTTGGAAACTGATCATGCTAAAAACCCTACGttccaaaaaaatttctttactGATTTCTTACATGTCCTAGAGCAAAATGGTGGTACTAAAAATGGgattgaaattaaagaattcaCCAAATGtgatttcaaaaaaattttcgattattatgatttaCAAAGAGAAGCTACTAGACAAAAAAGTAgtttagaaaagaaacaaatcCGTttagaaagagaaaaagcagaagaaaaatataagttTTGTGAATTAGACGGAAGGAAAGAACAAGTAGGTAATTTCAAAGTGGAACCACCAGGGTTATTTAGAGGGCGTGGTGCTCATCCGAAAACGggtaaattgaaaagaagagTTCAACCTGAAGATATCGTTTTGAATTTAAGTGAAGATGCACCAATTCCTGAAGCTCCCGCTGGACATCAGTGGGGAGAGGTTAGACATGATAATACTGTCCAATGGTTGGCCATGtggaaagaaaatatctttaattcGTTGAAATATGTTAGATTAGCCGCTAACTCATCTTTAAAGGGACAAAATGATCTTAAAAAATTCGAAAAGGCAAGACAATTAAAAGATCACATCGATACAATCAGAAAAGATTATAGAAAACGtttaaagaataaattCATGCTAGAGCGTCAAAAAGCTACAGCCATATATTTGATTGACGTATTTGCATTAAGAGCCGGTGGTGAGAAatctgaagaagaagcagatACCGTTGGTTGTTGTTCCTTAAGGTATGAGCATGTTACTTTAAAACCACCTAATACAGtaatatttgatttcttagGTAAAGATTCCATCAGATATTATCAACAAGTGGAAGTAGATAAACAAGtctttaaagatttaaccattttcaaaagacCACCTAAACAACCGGGACATCAATTATTCGATCGATTAGATCCATCAATTCTAAATAAACATTTACAAAGTTATATGCCTGGTTTAACGGCGAAAGTTTTCCGTACTTATAACGCTTCCAAGACAATGCAAGATCAATTAGATTTAATTCCTAATGAAGGTACCGTCGCtgagaaattattaagataTAACGCAGCTAATAGAACTGTGGCCATTTTATGTAACCATCAACGTACAGTAACTAAAGGCCATGCACAATCTGTTGAAAAGGCAAATAtgaaaatcaaagaattagaatGGCAAAAGATTAGGTTGAAAAGAGGTCTTCTTCAATTAGATTCATCcgaattgaaaaaaaataaagcatatttcaaagaattggACGATTTATccaaagaagatgaagcaTCCATACATGCGCATATTATCGAAAGAGAAAGGGACAGGTTACATAAAAAGTTTGCAAGAGAGaatgataagaaaaaattcatGAAAGAGAAGGAATTACCTGAATCTGAACTGAAAGAATGGTTAGATAAAgtagaagaaaaaaagaagcaATACGCAAAAGAGCTAAAGACAAACGTCGTAGAATTAAGATCGTCGTTAAACACAGTTGAAAAGATCAAGGctcaaattgaaaagttaGAACAAAGGATTCTAACAGCTACcattcaattgaaagacaaagaagaaaactCGGAGGTCTCTCTAGGTACTTCGAAGCTTAATTATATTGATCCAAGATTAAACGTTGCATTTtgcaaaaaatataatgtaCCAATAGAGAAGATATTTACCAAGACTTTAAGAGATAAGTTCAAATGGGCCATCGAATCCGCTGATGAAAATTGGAGGTTTTAA
- the HTZ1 gene encoding histone H2AZ (similar to Saccharomyces cerevisiae HTZ1 (YOL012C); ancestral locus Anc_6.43) has product MSGKVHGGKGKSSGTEGSNLRSQSSSAKAGLQFPVGRIKRYLKRNASGKIRVGSKAAIYLTAVLEYLTAEVLELAGNAAKDLKVKRITPRHLQLAIRGDDELDSLIRATISSGGVLPHINKALLLKIEKKKLKK; this is encoded by the coding sequence atGTCAGGGAAAGTACACGGAGGTAAAGGGAAATCAAGCGGAACTGAAGGTTCCAACTTAAGATCTCAATCATCTTCAGCAAAAGCTGGTTTACAATTCCCAGTGGGTAGAATTAAACgttatttgaaaagaaatgcAAGTGGGAAAATTAGAGTAGGTTCCAAAGCTGCCATTTATTTGACTGCAGTATTAGAATATTTGACCGCTGAAGTACTAGAATTAGCAGGAAATGCTGCAAAGGATTTGAAAGTTAAAAGAATTACTCCAAGACATTTACAATTGGCCATTAGAGGagatgatgaattggattcattaattaGAGCTACCATCTCATCAGGTGGTGTCTTACCTCATATAAATAAAGCTCTATTACTGAAAAttgagaagaaaaaattaaagaaataa
- the RCL1 gene encoding rRNA-processing endoribonuclease (similar to Saccharomyces cerevisiae RCL1 (YOL010W); ancestral locus Anc_6.39): MSTAKPKPYITFQGSQNFRLRIILSTLSGKPIKIEKIRSTDLNPGLKDYEVSFLRLIESVTNGSVIEISYTGTTILYKPGIITGGAHTHNCPPSKPVGYFVEPMLYLAPFSKKKFSILFKGITASHQDAGIEAIKWGLLPILEKFGCRECALHTLKRGSPPNGGGEVHLVVDSLIAQPITMHELERPTIATIRGVAYSTRVSPSMVNRMIDSAKKVLKDISCPVEITADVWRGENSGKSPGWGITLVAETKKGWCYLTEAIGDAGDVPEDIGQLVAYRLLEEISTSAAVGRNQLALAMVYMVIGKEDIGRLRITKDEIDENFINLLRDIKKVFGTEVFLKPVDDLTHPDDFIATIKGVGFTNTSKKIA; encoded by the coding sequence ATGTCAACTGCCAAACCAAAACCATACATCACGTTCCAAGGTTCACAAAATTTCAGACTACGAATCATTCTTTCCACATTATCTGGGAAACCAATTAAAATTGAGAAAATCCGTTCCACTGATTTAAATCCAGGTCTAAAAGATTATGAAGTTTCCTTCTTAAGATTAATAGAATCAGTAACTAATGGTTCCGTCATTGAAATCTCATACACAGGTACAACAATCCTTTATAAACCAGGTATAATCACAGGTGGTGCACATACACATAATTGTCCCCCATCAAAACCAGTAGGATATTTCGTAGAACCAATGTTATACCTAGCACCCTTCtccaagaagaaattcTCAATCTTATTTAAAGGTATCACTGCATCTCATCAAGATGCAGGTATTGAAGCAATTAAATGGGGACTATTACCAATATTAGAGAAATTCGGTTGTAGAGAATGTGCATTACATACATTGAAAAGAGGATCCCCTCCAAATGGTGGTGGGGAAGTTCATCTCGTCGTGGATTCTCTAATTGCTCAACCTATCACTATGCATGAATTGGAAAGACCAACTATAGCAACCATAAGAGGTGTCGCATATTCAACACGTGTAAGTCCATCAATGGTTAATAGAATGATTGACTCTGCAAAGAAAgtattgaaagatattaGTTGCCCCGTAGAAATAACTGCAGATGTTTGGAGAGGTGAAAATTCAGGTAAGAGTCCAGGTTGGGGGATTACATTAGTTGCAGAAACGAAAAAAGGTTGGTGTTACTTAACAGAGGCAATTGGTGACGCAGGTGATGTTCCAGAAGATATCGGTCAATTAGTAGCATATCGTCTCCTAGAGGAAATATCGACAAGTGCAGCAGTCGGTAGAAATCAATTAGCATTAGCCATGGTCTATATGGTCATCGGTAAAGAAGATATCGGTAGATTGAGAATAACGAAAGACGAAATAGATGAAAACTTTATTAATTTACTAAGAGATATCAAAAAAGTATTTGGTACAGAAGTGTTCCTAAAACCAGTAGATGATTTGACCCATCCTGATGATTTCATCGCTACGATAAAAGGGGTGGGTTTCACTAATACTAGTAAAAAGATTGCTTAA